A genomic window from Sulfurospirillum multivorans DSM 12446 includes:
- a CDS encoding TIGR04283 family arsenosugar biosynthesis glycosyltransferase, which produces MRQNALIFFMKAPVIGRVKTRLAEGIGNDNATTLYRLMCAHLLSLAVPQNTDVIVAYDDEERMSLPDYLEGTSLFYQSGNDLGERMQNAFEAVFAKGYKRAILVGSDIPNVDGRILEEAFAHLCNNDAMLSPTEDGGYYLIGFHAHTFCKEAFEGIRYSQSDVYANTLLKLSPLRVTKGEMLRDIDTLEDLRAFTCKEKLSPLGTFAQNILNDLPRISVIIPAYHEDETLLHTLSHLKAMAHAQNYEIIVVDTHEKTTVERLRISAVRVAFSSKGRSTQMNEGARKARGEMLLFLHADTLLPYHWDTKIENALHVNKAGAFNLGINDSHLGLFFIETMANLRTKMTKIPYGDQAHFFQTSFFRALGGYAQIALMEDVEIMKRLKKRGQKITLLKSTVLTSPRRWHKEGILYVTLRNRTLSFLYWLGVSPQQLIKHYKAHRN; this is translated from the coding sequence ATGCGTCAAAACGCACTGATCTTTTTTATGAAAGCGCCTGTTATTGGGCGTGTTAAAACACGTCTGGCAGAGGGAATTGGAAACGACAATGCAACCACGCTTTACCGCTTGATGTGTGCACACCTGTTGAGCCTCGCAGTGCCACAAAATACCGATGTGATCGTAGCCTACGATGATGAAGAGCGCATGTCATTGCCTGATTATTTAGAGGGAACATCACTTTTTTACCAAAGTGGAAACGATTTGGGTGAGCGTATGCAAAATGCTTTTGAAGCAGTGTTTGCCAAAGGCTATAAACGTGCGATTTTGGTGGGTTCGGACATTCCTAATGTGGATGGGCGCATTTTAGAAGAGGCGTTTGCCCACCTTTGCAACAACGATGCGATGCTCTCACCGACAGAAGATGGCGGTTATTACCTCATCGGTTTTCACGCACACACCTTTTGCAAAGAGGCGTTTGAGGGCATCCGTTACAGCCAAAGCGATGTCTATGCCAACACGCTTTTAAAACTCTCACCTCTTCGTGTCACCAAAGGGGAAATGCTGCGTGACATCGACACGTTAGAGGATTTGCGCGCGTTTACATGTAAAGAAAAACTCTCACCTCTTGGGACGTTCGCGCAGAACATTTTAAACGACCTTCCGCGCATCAGCGTCATTATTCCTGCCTATCATGAAGATGAGACACTGCTGCACACACTTTCCCATCTCAAAGCGATGGCACACGCCCAAAACTACGAAATCATCGTGGTTGACACGCATGAAAAAACCACCGTGGAGCGTTTACGAATAAGCGCTGTTCGCGTTGCCTTTTCGTCTAAAGGCAGAAGTACTCAAATGAATGAGGGGGCGCGAAAGGCACGAGGGGAAATGCTTCTTTTTTTACACGCCGACACGCTTTTGCCCTATCACTGGGATACAAAGATCGAAAACGCTTTACATGTAAACAAAGCGGGTGCCTTTAACCTTGGCATTAACGACTCGCATCTGGGGCTTTTTTTCATCGAAACGATGGCAAATCTTCGCACCAAAATGACGAAAATTCCCTACGGCGATCAAGCTCATTTTTTCCAAACCTCTTTTTTTAGAGCGCTTGGAGGGTATGCGCAGATTGCATTGATGGAAGATGTGGAGATCATGAAACGGCTTAAAAAACGAGGTCAAAAAATCACGCTTTTAAAGTCTACGGTTTTGACGTCACCGCGCCGATGGCATAAAGAGGGCATTTTGTATGTCACACTTCGCAACCGCACGTTAAGCTTTTTATACTGGCTTGGTGTTTCGCCCCAACAGTTAATTAAACACTATAAAGCGCACCGAAACTAA
- a CDS encoding phosphotransferase, translating into MTTENEIRAYIDRTTALNTFFQYPPLRVEEIGDGNLNFIFRISDQSGTSLILKYAAPYLRLLGKDFPLPQNRICVEMHTLSYFKSIAPSLIPTLYYLDEASFCFVMEDLVGYRLLQTAQFDQFIAPSLYAKLGTFLATLYTKAPPKHEANYYENATLKRISEEYIFIFPYIKNHPALTLPDYFSPMPKSVTFLHNIDMLLNLFQNEKECLIHGDLHTGSIMIKHENLSIIDAEFSFWGPLGFDIGTLLAHIIFGEIYNCFIPKPVQFQPIVRALWKAFEKSLGNVPLHIMQQSIGFCGAELSRRLVVPAKAKPLEAIAPLEDKTKAYVLCEKLSIELVESFLHVKRFEAFIEVVERHLCVKTH; encoded by the coding sequence ATGACAACTGAAAATGAGATAAGAGCGTATATTGACAGGACAACGGCTTTAAATACTTTTTTTCAATACCCACCTTTGCGCGTGGAAGAGATAGGCGATGGTAATTTAAATTTTATCTTTCGCATTAGCGACCAAAGCGGCACTTCGCTCATTCTCAAATACGCCGCGCCCTATCTTCGGCTTTTGGGCAAGGATTTTCCACTTCCACAGAACCGTATTTGCGTCGAGATGCACACGCTGAGCTATTTTAAAAGCATCGCTCCCTCCTTAATTCCAACGCTTTACTACCTCGATGAAGCCTCTTTTTGCTTTGTCATGGAAGATCTTGTGGGCTACAGACTCTTGCAAACAGCGCAGTTCGATCAGTTTATTGCCCCCTCGTTGTACGCGAAACTGGGCACCTTTTTAGCAACGCTTTACACCAAAGCGCCGCCTAAACACGAAGCGAATTACTATGAAAATGCTACCTTGAAACGCATAAGCGAAGAGTACATTTTCATTTTTCCATACATCAAAAATCACCCTGCATTAACGCTGCCTGACTACTTTAGTCCCATGCCCAAAAGTGTGACTTTTCTACACAATATTGACATGCTTTTAAACCTGTTTCAAAACGAAAAAGAGTGTCTAATTCACGGCGATCTACACACGGGTTCTATCATGATCAAACATGAAAACCTTTCCATCATTGACGCCGAATTCTCCTTTTGGGGACCGCTTGGTTTTGACATCGGCACACTGTTGGCGCACATCATTTTTGGTGAGATTTACAACTGCTTTATACCCAAACCCGTTCAGTTTCAGCCCATCGTTCGTGCACTGTGGAAAGCGTTTGAAAAGAGCCTTGGCAACGTGCCTTTGCACATCATGCAACAGAGCATTGGGTTTTGTGGCGCCGAACTCTCACGCCGTTTGGTCGTACCTGCCAAAGCCAAACCGCTGGAAGCGATTGCGCCATTGGAAGACAAAACTAAAGCCTATGTGCTGTGCGAAAAACTGAGCATTGAATTGGTTGAATCCTTTTTACATGTAAAGCGTTTTGAAGCGTTTATCGAGGTTGTGGAGCGGCATTTATGCGTCAAAACGCACTGA
- a CDS encoding rhodanese-like domain-containing protein has product MKLSSLLALPIAALLLVGCGGKVEENAKYNYITADETAKLMREDASKIVLVDIQEKKDFEEEHLKGALETYAYPVKTEDEKARLAALLPDIKPDQKVIIVCPRGGGGADRAYDFYLEKGLKKEQLLTLKDGQYGWPRDKIKDVLAVSK; this is encoded by the coding sequence ATGAAACTCTCTTCATTGTTAGCGTTACCCATTGCGGCATTATTGCTTGTTGGATGTGGTGGAAAAGTCGAAGAAAATGCCAAATACAACTATATTACGGCGGATGAAACGGCAAAGTTGATGCGTGAGGACGCTTCTAAAATCGTCTTGGTAGACATTCAAGAGAAAAAAGATTTTGAGGAAGAGCACTTAAAGGGTGCGCTTGAAACGTATGCGTATCCTGTTAAAACAGAGGATGAAAAAGCGCGACTTGCGGCATTGCTTCCTGACATTAAGCCTGATCAAAAAGTGATTATCGTCTGCCCAAGAGGCGGTGGAGGAGCAGATCGCGCGTATGATTTTTACCTTGAAAAAGGGCTGAAAAAAGAGCAACTTTTAACGCTCAAAGACGGTCAATACGGTTGGCCTCGCGATAAAATCAAAGATGTTTTAGCCGTCAGCAAATAA
- a CDS encoding TVP38/TMEM64 family protein, which translates to MLKPSKIATLLFVGVVLTLFFICPQTRNYFFEVIALFQSLDIESIKAYILSFGMLAPLISFLLMVFQAILAPLPAFLITFANAALFGWVWGAALSWFSAMVGALLCFYIAKFLGRDVVEKLTSKMALESVDAFFERHGVYAIVIARLLPFISFDVVSYAAGLTSMRLSAFLIATGVGQLPATLVYSYAGEMLSGGAKTVAYGLLILFSVSILAYLIKRVYRGK; encoded by the coding sequence ATGCTCAAACCTTCCAAAATCGCGACACTGCTCTTCGTCGGTGTCGTGCTAACGCTTTTTTTCATCTGCCCTCAGACGCGCAATTACTTTTTTGAGGTCATTGCACTGTTCCAAAGTTTAGATATCGAAAGCATCAAAGCGTACATTCTTTCTTTCGGCATGTTAGCACCGCTCATCTCGTTTTTGCTGATGGTGTTTCAAGCCATCCTTGCGCCTTTGCCCGCATTTCTCATCACCTTTGCCAATGCGGCGTTGTTTGGTTGGGTTTGGGGTGCTGCACTTTCATGGTTCAGTGCCATGGTCGGAGCGCTGTTGTGTTTTTACATCGCCAAGTTTTTAGGGCGCGATGTGGTCGAAAAACTGACGAGTAAAATGGCGTTGGAGAGTGTGGATGCTTTTTTTGAGCGGCATGGGGTTTATGCGATTGTGATCGCACGACTGCTTCCGTTTATCTCCTTTGACGTGGTCAGTTACGCCGCAGGGTTGACCTCCATGAGACTGAGCGCCTTTTTGATCGCGACGGGTGTGGGACAACTGCCTGCAACGCTGGTCTACTCCTACGCAGGAGAGATGCTTAGCGGCGGCGCGAAGACGGTTGCTTATGGGCTTTTGATTCTCTTTTCCGTTTCTATTTTGGCCTATCTGATCAAGCGAGTGTATCGTGGAAAGTGA
- a CDS encoding (Fe-S)-binding protein, with protein sequence MESEINAYEKACVDCRSCMKGCPMLYSFTISPKKLLTKFTTELPTSDMAFACANCGLCAHMCPQDIDFGKVFTASKTTFADDKNVLKKYGYGAVIFHQKSSFSRLFSTTKKFTTGEYTHMAFMPGCALSSYSPSLVHSVFSYLRSKCSGIGIIQQCCGTPTRMMGDMAQFKMYHSQLERDLEKMGATTVVTACENCFMSIKTYAPHIKIVSLYSLLEQIGLPESAKERHKNAPKMALHDPCPTRYEKEIHKDVRTLLAQLGLPYEEFKQNREKTLCCGSGGMLELTHSGLAHEQMRSRANQTACESIVSYCQSCAESMSKGGKNGVHLLDLIFNPDFAMKQEAQGVLKKWYNRFSSRQKIHALKDDASKR encoded by the coding sequence GTGGAAAGTGAGATCAACGCGTATGAAAAGGCGTGCGTAGATTGCAGGAGCTGTATGAAGGGCTGTCCGATGCTCTACAGCTTCACCATCTCGCCCAAAAAATTGCTCACAAAATTTACCACAGAACTTCCGACAAGCGATATGGCATTTGCCTGTGCCAACTGCGGACTCTGCGCGCACATGTGCCCACAAGACATCGACTTTGGAAAGGTTTTCACCGCTTCTAAAACAACGTTTGCGGATGATAAAAACGTGTTGAAAAAGTACGGCTATGGTGCGGTCATCTTCCACCAAAAAAGTAGTTTTTCAAGACTTTTTTCTACTACAAAAAAGTTTACAACTGGAGAGTACACCCATATGGCATTTATGCCTGGATGTGCGCTTAGCTCGTACTCTCCCAGTCTTGTTCATAGCGTATTTTCGTATTTGCGTTCTAAATGTTCTGGCATTGGCATCATTCAGCAGTGCTGTGGCACGCCCACACGCATGATGGGCGATATGGCGCAGTTTAAAATGTACCATTCACAGCTTGAGCGTGATCTTGAAAAAATGGGCGCCACCACGGTTGTGACCGCCTGTGAGAACTGTTTTATGAGCATCAAAACGTACGCGCCACACATCAAGATCGTCTCACTCTATTCACTGTTAGAGCAGATCGGACTGCCAGAAAGTGCGAAAGAACGCCATAAAAACGCGCCCAAAATGGCACTGCACGATCCCTGTCCGACACGGTATGAAAAAGAAATTCACAAAGATGTGCGCACGCTTTTAGCACAACTGGGTCTGCCTTACGAAGAGTTCAAACAAAACCGTGAAAAAACGCTTTGTTGCGGCAGTGGAGGTATGTTGGAACTCACCCATTCGGGCTTAGCGCATGAGCAGATGCGCTCTCGTGCGAACCAAACGGCATGCGAGAGCATCGTCAGTTACTGCCAAAGTTGCGCGGAGTCGATGAGCAAAGGGGGTAAAAACGGGGTGCATCTGCTCGATCTCATCTTCAATCCTGATTTTGCAATGAAGCAAGAAGCGCAAGG